In the Euphorbia lathyris chromosome 5, ddEupLath1.1, whole genome shotgun sequence genome, one interval contains:
- the LOC136228752 gene encoding glucose-6-phosphate 1-dehydrogenase, chloroplastic-like: MDLYKAINELVLRVHPDEDIYLKINNKVPGLGMRLDCSDLNLLYRATYRKKKVVDAYESLLLDVIEGERSLFIRSDELDAAWSLFTPLKKKETMWMPSHIVAKEECGNILGVVPLYFLGGNIYGIVYFSNSNACYMSCELESNCIIILESIAFTLMYY; this comes from the exons ATGGATCTATATAAGGCGATAAACGAGCTTGTGCTTCGTGTACATCCTGATGAAGATATATATTTGAAGATCAACAACAAAGTTCCTGGTCTTGGAATGAGATTAGATTGCAGTGACCTGAATTTGTTATACCGAGCAAC GTATAGGAAAAAAAAAGTAGTAGATGCATATGAGAGTCTGCTACTAGATGTAATAGAAGGAGAAAGAAGTTTGTTTATTAGAAGTGATGAGCTAGATGCAGCATGGTCACTATTTACACCATTGAAAAAGAAG GAAACAATGTGGATGCCCAGCCACATTGTTGCTAAGGAGGAATGTGGAAATATTTTAGGTGTTGTTCCGCTCTATTTTTTAGGTGGAAATATTTATGGTATTGTATATTTTAGCAATTCAAATGCATGCTACATGAGCTGTGAATTAGAATCTAATTGCATTATCATATTAGAATCTATAGCATTCACATTAATGTATTATTAG